From one Triticum urartu cultivar G1812 chromosome 3, Tu2.1, whole genome shotgun sequence genomic stretch:
- the LOC125544040 gene encoding uncharacterized protein LOC125544040, whose amino-acid sequence MSRKRKTDAAPRLDEADRTLYSSFCGAANSLSQLYSQAMAQQKLSFQAGERHALEKLHQWILRKHDEESRLTVADIMSHIQHEIDYGGTDAHVSPRVHQHPMSVNPFTIIQPSAGSYAQATSGHAPRPSLSDQSKNTIFSNALSSPVRRSLQTYHLTQGAGNGGRNTEANSAGQNREANSASSNDTSMDMVSDSAGNGYY is encoded by the exons atgtcccgaaagaggaagacggacgccgCACCGCGGTTGGACGAGGCCGACCGCACGCTCTACTCCAGCTTCTGTGGCGCCGCCAATTCCCTCTCCCAGCTATACTCCCAGGCCATGGCCCAGCAGAAGCTCTCCTTCCAGGCTGGCGAGCGGCACGCCCTC GAAAAGCTCCACCAATGGATCTTGAGGAAGCATGATGAGGAGTCGAGGCTTACTGTTGCAGACATAATGTCACATATCCAG CATGAGATTGACTATGGAGGTACTGATGCACATGTATCCCCAAGGGTACATCAGCATCCCATGAGTGTGAATCCGTTTACAATTATCCAACCCTCAGCTGGGTCATACGCACAAGCAACATCCGGGCATGCTCCCAGACCCAGCCTCAGTGACCAGTCAAAGAATACAATATTCTCAAATGCATTATCAAGCCCGGTCCGCAGGAGCCTCCAGACGTATCACTTAACCCAAGGTGCTGGTAATGGAGGACGGAACACTGAAGCAAACTCAGCCGGGCAAAACCGAGAGGCCAACTCTGCAAGCTCCAATGATACCTCCATGGACATGGTTTCAGACAGCGCGGGAAATGGGTACTACTAA